The Cryptococcus deuterogattii R265 chromosome 6, complete sequence genomic sequence acttcttttcccaggagaaagaaaggagacTCTGGACACAATTTACTACCAGCACAACCATACAGAATTGAATGGCCAGACATTGTTAGGTGTTTTGCTGAGCGATCGGCTAGTGCTTCTTGCGGATTCCGATGAGGAGAATGTTGACTTTTGCACATTTGCCATATTGAGAATGAACGAAATAAAGGATAATCTGAAGGTGTGTGGACTGGGAAAGGCGTATATGAGGATCGTTTGTGGCCATGTAAGTCTCCCTGTATTTACTTCAAGGATTACTGATCATTTGGATTACTGATCATTTGGCAGTCGGCTTACTATCTTGATACCGGTTCTCGAGACAATGCAAAACAGTGGCTGGACGAGATGGAAACCGTACGACGAGACCATCAAGCAGAAAGACAAATTGAGCATAATTCGTTAAGGAACCGGGAGAGTGGCTCAGCTACATCCCCTTAAAAATCGTCACCGTATAGAAGTAACCCAAGTCGTTGTAATCTGTTTATCAATTCTCATGAATTCTTTTGATTTTAGGACAAGGACGCGGACACATGGAACACGCAATGGCAAAGAATACATACAATGAGGTCAAGCGCTCTATGCAAACACCTTCTTTCTGGCCAactcgtcctcctcgacgTCTTCTCGgaccctcttcctcctctcttccctgtccttctcaccttccttcctgatCCTGTACTTTTCACCGGCAATGCGTTTCACACTCGCCCTCATAGCCGCGGGGGTGATGAATTCAGAGTTGGAGAAAATGGTGGGACCACCAAAAGAGCCTTCAAAGATTTTGATGGGAGTAAGGACGAATCGAGGGCCGATTTCGACAAGGGAGGATTGAGGAGGGCCGGAAGGAGTGAGAGGGTCTTTCTCAATTATCTAAATGATGATATTAGGACGGTATCGATGGGATAGATGTGTAAAAGACATACTTGGTAGTTCCTAAACCAAACTTTGTTGTCTAAAAGTGAGAAGAGCAGGATGTGGTCAATGAAGGGTTTCAGTTTCCTGGAAGTCTTGGGAACGCTGAAAACCTGATCCTTTCATTAGCAATAATAATAGACCAGATATACACTTACATGTGTGaacatctccttcatcaagcTCCAGtgttctccttcccaaGATCCATCAAAGCAAACCAAACCTCTGCTTCCCTTCAAACAGTTTCCGGTCATCTTGAGTTCATCCATGGTATGCAAATTTTGAACATGGCACTTGACACTAGGTCCGTTGGGAGATCGAGAGAGCCAGAGGTAGAGGTCTTCATGTCGCCGGGCTTCAAAGTAAAGAGTGTTCGAGCAAGAGTGGAGGTCCGCTAATTcgttgaggaggtggagagatgaTTTGGTGTCGAGCTTGGAGTCTGAAGGACAAAGTTAGAGCACGACTATGCTCCTATTCAGTACACTTACCTCGCTTGACATGCGGTAACAAAGCTTCGAGGTCTCTCATAAGGTGCCTCATGCGCTGAGTGACACCTCGCGAGGAGAGCATAAGGACCTTGTCCTTTCTAGGCTTGACCCCTTCACTGGGGCCTGCCTTGCTATtgttctttgtcttttctGCGGCGGCAAGAACTGCTTTGGACATCGCGTGTGGTGTATATGGGTTTGGGATATTTAGCAAACGCGAAGAAATCTAGATGAATGCTCTCGAGACGTTGAAATCTTCTGAAGAGGAATCACGTGATCTTGAAACATCCGTATAGTAAATAAATACCCGGCGACCGTATATAGTAGTAATATTGTTGACTTGCTGGGAATATCGATCATACATATACGACCCACGtctcttttcatctctgcTCACCAACAATGCCAAAACGAGGAAGGCATAGCCTGTCTCTATTTACATCACTCCCAGATGATCTTCGCCGCTCGATACACTCAAAGTCAAGTGATACTACCAAACTCACCGTCCAACATCCGGTTAGCAATCCCTCTGTGCCTATCGATACTTTGTTAAGTACGCAGACATTATTACACACCCAACCCTACTCGGacgatggagaagaagaagaagaaggtggaaaCGATGTGGATGTGCTAGGTATTAAGTCCGCCCTAGTAAATGGCTTAAGGACAAATGATGAGTCcggagagaaggatatGACTATGATGGAAATGTCTCAAGCTCAGATACCAAAAGAGCGTCAGCCTTCACTGAAACAGAATGAGTCGTACCGAATGGAGGTATCTGCTTCCCTGTCTCCCAACGCTCAACGAGAACCGGAATCATATGGTGTTAATTGGCTAGGTGGCACGAACAAAATTGTGAAGCCCTCTACGGCCAAAGCACGAAAACCTGCCAAAAAGAGACAACGTCAAATAGGCCCGATTGAGAACCCTTATATTGACCATCCATGGGACTGTACCGGATTAGTACCGAGATTTACTCATATTGATCACGTCCCGAAGCAATTACAAAAGTGTGAGTGATATCCGTTGATGTTTTGTTTGGCATGAGGCTAAAGTCATCGTAGACTTTCGTCAGCGGGggcttctttttcccgaATACGACAGATTACCACTCCTTTTAGATCATACAGGGTGGTTCTCGGTAACACCGCAACCAATTGCTGCCCACATCGCCGAACGTTGCCAGTGTGACGTGATTGTGGACGCTTTTTGCGGTGTTGGCGGAAATGCCATTGCGTTTGCAAAGACCTGCGAAAGGGGTTAGTCCTTTCATAATTTTCGTTTATAGTTACTAACCATTCATCTAGTCATTGCCATTGATAACGACATCACACGATTAAAAATAGCCAGGCACAACGCATTGCATCATGGTGTGGCTGACAGGGTCGAGTTTATCTTGGGGGATTATACAGAATTTGCCCGATCATTTGCAGAAAAGAATCCGGAAGACAAAATTGATgttgtttttctttcgcCACCATGGGGTACGTTGAATGGCTAGCTCTCCAAGGACATTCACTGATAGAAAAACATTTAGGCGGAATCGATTACCTAAACAGTCCCTCTGCGACCTACTCTCTCTCCTCGATTCTTCCTATTCATGGAAGAGATCTGTTCAATCTCACCTCCAAACTCACGCCGAATATCGCATATTATCTTCCCAGAAACATGGACATGCAGGAAATATCAGAGCTTGCCCGAGAACTGGATTATCCTGATccagaaagaaaaggccgAGTGAGAGAATGGGTAGaggtcgaagaagagacggtcAGGGACAAGGTCAAAGCCTTGACGATATATTTTGGGGGATTAGTGGCCGATGAATGAGTGCAGCACTGATTTACAAGGGCCTTTTTTTGCAACGCATATATATCCATGTTGTTACCTGATAGTGCCTAACGTTATTACATAGACCATAGATCGATCATAATTGTATAACAGATCAATGACGTTTCGATTATCTCAATGAATACATAACGATATGATGCTTTATAGGCTTTCAAGCTCATCTACTTCAGATGGCACGCATCTACCAAGCTTTTTGCCGTCCATCCAAAGCGCTGTACTTGCTCCTAATCCATCACTGGTCAACAAAACTTCTCGCCGTAACTCCATCTTGCCACCTAGTATCCCATGTGACAATGAGCGATTCCACCAAGCACCGTCTACTTTTATCCACTCTTGATTTGGAAAAGTACCAGTATCGCTTTCTGGCGATGAGGACATTAAAGTCAGGGCTGTTGGTTGACCGCCCGGAAGATGCAAAAGCATTAGTGGTATTCGTGATTGAGTGGCATGCAGCATTGCGTTCTTTGTAAAGCCCGATTGTGATATCAGTATTGCTATTGCCGCTTCTGCGGTCGATTGTTGCTCCCGGCCTGCGAATCCTACTCAGTATAAAACTTTACATTTCAATAAAGCACGAAACTGACGGAACTCGAGTTGCGACATGACTCCTTCTAATTCCCTAACTGCCCTCGGACCAacgctcttcttttcagctTTACATTGCGCTAATACCCTCAGCCTCCTCAGCCCGCCATCATTTTCGCTCGCGGCGGATTCAATTGCTGGCGTGGCCACCCTTGGGACCCACCACCAGCCTCTTAAATCGACACCTCCATCGTTAGCGCCGCCCACGCGGCGAAGGGACATTGACATAGATTTGTTGAGGAACGATAGGGCGTGTTTCTCGAAGGCCGTGCCTACTTCGAGTGTCGTGCGGcggatggagatgggacTGGCCATTTTGCTCGAGACTGGGAAAcaaaggcagaagaagagacgctgctgagaagaacGATGACAATTCTATTATTACGATCGATGTTATAATAGATGATTGCGCTATCAGCCGTTGATCAAATGAAGGCGTTTCTTCCGCGTGAGTGGAGGCTGCGAAGAAGCGCGTCCCTGCATGATGATCGATGGCAGACGATTTATGCGATGAGTCGTTTTAAGTTGGATCTTGTGGAATAGTTCATATTTCAGGTGCGATAAGACAATTAAACATGCATATAATACAACAAACGAAGGCCTACTACCCTAGAAATCCAAAGTCTCCGCCTTGACAGCTGTAAAATGTCAACTTGAAATCTGTAACCTATCCATCAGCTAACTTACCTCTCTTCGCATTCCGACTATCTCTCAGGATTGCAGCTACATGCTTTTCAAACATCTCCACATAAGGTCCCAGTGAAGTGTGTTCATAGTCTACACATTTTATCAGCATAGATAATGAGAGGATGTAACTGGACAGACGATTTACCTTCCATACGCCGGCCAGTAGCTTCGGGGTCCTCAGATTTGACATTGTCGAGCTCATTCAACAGTTGACCGACAGTGGGTACCGTATCTGGATCAAACTCGTCGATCAGAGAAGGGTTTATAGGTACACAAACTCGACCTTGACTGGTATTAGCTTGAACAACGCGATAGAACTTTCTCAACG encodes the following:
- a CDS encoding trimethylguanosine synthase, giving the protein MPKRGRHSLSLFTSLPDDLRRSIHSKSSDTTKLTVQHPVSNPSVPIDTLLSTQTLLHTQPYSDDGEEEEEGGNDVDVLGIKSALVNGLRTNDESGEKDMTMMEMSQAQIPKERQPSLKQNESYRMEVSASLSPNAQREPESYGVNWLGGTNKIVKPSTAKARKPAKKRQRQIGPIENPYIDHPWDCTGLVPRFTHIDHVPKQLQKYFRQRGLLFPEYDRLPLLLDHTGWFSVTPQPIAAHIAERCQCDVIVDAFCGVGGNAIAFAKTCERVIAIDNDITRLKIARHNALHHGVADRVEFILGDYTEFARSFAEKNPEDKIDVVFLSPPWGGIDYLNSPSATYSLSSILPIHGRDLFNLTSKLTPNIAYYLPRNMDMQEISELARELDYPDPERKGRVREWVEVEEETVRDKVKALTIYFGGLVADE
- a CDS encoding ribosome biogenesis protein BRX1, with product MSKAVLAAAEKTKNNSKAGPSEGVKPRKDKVLMLSSRGVTQRMRHLMRDLEALLPHVKRDSKLDTKSSLHLLNELADLHSCSNTLYFEARRHEDLYLWLSRSPNGPSVKCHVQNLHTMDELKMTGNCLKGSRGLVCFDGSWEGEHWSLMKEMFTHVFSVPKTSRKLKPFIDHILLFSLLDNKVWFRNYQIIEKDPLTPSGPPQSSLVEIGPRFVLTPIKIFEGSFGGPTIFSNSEFITPAAMRASVKRIAGEKYRIRKEGEKDREERRKRVREDVEEDELARKKVFA